In Chryseobacterium camelliae, one DNA window encodes the following:
- a CDS encoding 4'-phosphopantetheinyl transferase family protein produces MPLYRDFSDDNATILVWKYDEAENLDPDELLEPENAEKVKDYHPKKLLEVLMVRKLLQVLKPGAKILYREREPFLSPKDAEISITHSFPFAAIAISKNKIGIDLERFTSKILRVVDKFTYENERDFIPAGQAETYYTIIWSVKESMYKIHHSKYWSLKKNYEVRPFQLKHLHQIRCRVYDEVFSDEFKARVEFFDDYCFTIVEE; encoded by the coding sequence ATGCCGCTCTACCGAGATTTTTCAGATGACAATGCTACGATCCTGGTCTGGAAGTATGATGAAGCCGAAAACCTGGATCCGGACGAACTGCTGGAACCCGAAAATGCTGAAAAAGTAAAAGACTACCATCCTAAAAAACTTCTGGAGGTCCTCATGGTGCGTAAGCTGCTTCAGGTATTAAAACCAGGAGCCAAAATCCTGTACAGGGAACGTGAACCTTTTCTTTCTCCCAAGGATGCAGAGATTTCCATTACGCATTCTTTCCCTTTTGCCGCTATTGCCATCTCTAAAAATAAAATCGGGATCGATCTGGAACGGTTTACCTCAAAAATACTCAGAGTGGTGGATAAGTTTACCTATGAAAATGAGCGGGACTTTATTCCGGCGGGTCAGGCAGAAACGTACTATACCATTATCTGGAGTGTCAAGGAAAGCATGTACAAAATTCATCATTCCAAATACTGGTCCCTTAAAAAGAACTATGAAGTGAGGCCATTCCAGCTCAAGCATCTGCACCAAATCCGATGCAGGGTTTATGATGAGGTCTTTTCCGATGAATTTAAGGCACGGGTTGAGTTTTTTGATGATTACTGCTTCACGATTGTGGAAGAGTAG
- a CDS encoding DUF1543 domain-containing protein, with the protein MKLFYIILGATPKGRNIEQHDVFFGIAENLKDLVPEMKKFWQEADGKIHIDAYQEVRFADGYELKITERTGKDSDDQLYFINLGGYKPGYFEEFHEQHLMVGKSMGEVVKRVKKTEFYQTMGFKGAESHIDEKHGVDIDDIFRLNDILPETMKEKYSIVLEKSEEQNQNNVMHLGYLRIEKLQ; encoded by the coding sequence ATGAAACTATTCTATATCATTCTGGGAGCCACCCCAAAAGGCAGAAATATCGAGCAGCATGACGTGTTCTTCGGGATTGCGGAAAACCTCAAAGACCTGGTTCCTGAGATGAAAAAGTTCTGGCAGGAGGCAGATGGTAAAATCCATATCGATGCTTATCAGGAAGTGCGCTTTGCAGACGGATATGAGTTAAAAATTACAGAAAGAACAGGAAAAGATTCAGACGACCAGTTGTACTTTATCAACCTTGGCGGTTATAAGCCCGGATACTTTGAGGAATTTCATGAGCAGCATCTCATGGTAGGCAAATCTATGGGGGAAGTTGTGAAACGTGTCAAGAAAACCGAATTTTACCAGACGATGGGTTTTAAAGGTGCAGAAAGCCATATCGATGAAAAACATGGAGTAGACATTGACGATATCTTCAGGCTAAATGACATTCTGCCGGAAACCATGAAAGAAAAGTATTCTATCGTACTGGAAAAATCTGAAGAACAAAACCAGAATAATGTCATGCACTTAGGCTACCTGAGAATTGAAAAGCTGCAATGA
- a CDS encoding DUF1634 domain-containing protein, producing the protein MRKDFTDIDLNRSVGNLLRLGVILSVITSLVGFIKLFTEGFKMPKKYTSLQMGSSSEKIWGEFWHSLGKGEGMAIIQLGILLLILTPLMRIVFAWIGYLKEKDYVYVFISSVVLAIMVISFFTGYAS; encoded by the coding sequence ATGAGAAAAGATTTTACTGATATAGACCTGAACCGTTCCGTAGGCAATCTTCTGAGACTGGGAGTCATTCTATCTGTGATCACATCATTGGTAGGGTTTATCAAGCTTTTTACGGAAGGTTTTAAGATGCCTAAAAAATACACCTCGCTTCAGATGGGCTCTTCATCTGAGAAAATATGGGGAGAATTCTGGCATTCACTGGGTAAAGGTGAAGGCATGGCCATCATCCAGCTGGGCATTTTGCTGCTGATCCTCACCCCTCTCATGCGAATTGTTTTTGCCTGGATTGGTTACCTCAAGGAAAAAGATTATGTGTATGTATTCATTTCTTCGGTGGTCCTTGCCATTATGGTAATCAGCTTTTTCACAGGCTACGCAAGCTAA
- a CDS encoding DMT family transporter codes for MKDYKLLFAVLTVAIVWGTTFLSIRVAVETIPAWFVAGIRQFLAAVVIFFILLYRKQLQWIGWKNLGYQIIFSLLMLVVANGMTTVAEETVTSSVTSLISACSPIIVFLGSAAFGLQKITLKSLVGVSLSFSGIVFIFWHGVRDLANPAYAKGIIFLFIAIAGWASGTIFTKKLNIQTENIFLNLFYQFSFAGILQIIFAFLFSEDYNFGNWSFKSVAAMVYLAVFGSVAAFFAFHYALTKISAVQVSILAYINTVISIFLSWLILDEKITWKFIVAAVLIILGVFVINYKRSMFKQQKIRLARS; via the coding sequence TTGAAAGATTACAAACTCCTGTTTGCCGTTCTCACCGTTGCCATTGTCTGGGGAACAACATTTTTGTCGATACGGGTAGCCGTAGAAACCATTCCGGCCTGGTTTGTTGCCGGTATTCGTCAGTTTTTGGCGGCAGTCGTCATCTTTTTTATCCTTTTATACAGGAAACAGCTTCAGTGGATCGGATGGAAAAACCTTGGCTACCAGATTATTTTTTCACTGCTGATGCTTGTAGTCGCCAACGGAATGACAACAGTAGCGGAAGAAACCGTAACCAGCAGCGTCACATCCCTGATCAGTGCCTGCTCCCCTATTATTGTATTTCTTGGGAGCGCTGCTTTCGGCTTACAGAAAATTACCTTAAAATCGCTGGTTGGGGTATCGCTGAGTTTCAGCGGGATTGTGTTTATCTTCTGGCATGGAGTTCGTGACCTGGCCAATCCGGCATATGCCAAAGGAATCATCTTTCTTTTCATTGCGATCGCCGGCTGGGCATCCGGGACTATCTTTACCAAAAAACTCAATATACAGACAGAAAACATTTTCCTCAACCTGTTTTACCAGTTTTCTTTTGCCGGAATACTCCAGATTATTTTTGCCTTTCTGTTTTCTGAAGATTATAATTTCGGAAACTGGAGTTTCAAAAGCGTGGCAGCGATGGTTTATCTCGCGGTATTCGGCTCTGTAGCGGCATTTTTTGCTTTTCACTATGCGCTTACCAAAATTTCTGCCGTACAGGTTTCCATACTGGCTTATATTAATACCGTGATTTCAATATTTTTAAGCTGGCTGATACTTGATGAAAAAATTACGTGGAAATTTATTGTTGCCGCTGTCCTGATCATCCTGGGCGTCTTTGTGATCAATTATAAACGCTCCATGTTCAAGCAGCAGAAGATCAGATTAGCCCGCTCATGA
- a CDS encoding FUSC family protein, whose product MNYSAELKKFVTGQSVYSGIRITLAAVLPSLVLVHFGVLKDYYLFPLGTIFVALTDQPGPFIRRRNALSFAVACFLVVALIASLVMNFKILVLLEIIVFGMFFSLIGIYGQRLAAVGSLALVVMAIFIDGHLTGGNIARSLLIFAAGCIWFLIIFLIVTTIQPYKLASQMIGENYLQLSEFLKIKAGYYQKNPDFDKLSSQVIAKQIEIKNLQEDTRETVFRTRTIVNESTTTSRLLMLMFLSSMDLHEKLMTSESNYQKLQQSFEDSMILVNIHDYLILLSNEITNIGLSLQIGTKAKPVSNLELELQKINSHYFELRNKQMNAGTLENFMILRQILARINEITKDISDIYKIFSQDIKLAKSLSTGLDIKNFVPNEEKINFKVLRNNISLSSSHFRHAVRVTTALLIGYLFSLFQFIGIGHTYWILITTVAILKPAYSITKKRNLLRLYGTVVGAVLAYGILYFVSSGPVLFAILMVSMILCFSLLKIQYFWAVLFMTMYVFLGFNFLSPGHINIIFKDRIVDTAIGGIIAFLVSYSILPVWEHTQNLDLMKKCVESNLIYFQSVMSKFLTDGFNMQDYKVKRKNAIISLANLSDNFQRMISEPKNQRKKLEVVHQFVATSHLLTAYIASLSQYSKNKEKYPEIDAESWSRKIEAEMHQIFTLLNGEDIDKALQMESRLMPDDEIEELLIQRKNEILEREVFDRRDPDKVSHLTELKNIHDILELIYDVAREQRKVIEKYRNESHATLPQS is encoded by the coding sequence ATGAACTATTCAGCGGAACTCAAAAAATTCGTTACCGGCCAGTCTGTATACTCTGGTATCAGGATTACCCTGGCAGCGGTTCTTCCCTCCCTGGTTCTCGTTCATTTCGGGGTACTGAAAGACTACTACCTTTTTCCTCTGGGAACAATATTCGTAGCTCTTACAGACCAGCCCGGGCCTTTTATCAGAAGGAGGAATGCCCTGAGCTTTGCGGTAGCCTGCTTCCTGGTTGTGGCGCTGATTGCCAGCCTGGTCATGAATTTTAAAATCCTGGTGCTCCTGGAAATTATAGTATTCGGAATGTTTTTCTCTTTGATCGGAATCTACGGGCAGCGGCTTGCGGCAGTAGGTTCCCTTGCGCTGGTCGTCATGGCAATTTTCATTGATGGCCATCTTACAGGCGGCAATATCGCGAGAAGCCTTCTGATTTTTGCGGCAGGCTGTATCTGGTTCCTGATCATTTTCCTTATTGTAACTACCATTCAGCCCTATAAACTAGCCAGCCAGATGATTGGTGAAAATTACCTTCAGTTGAGTGAGTTTCTAAAAATAAAAGCCGGTTATTACCAGAAAAATCCGGACTTTGATAAGCTGAGCTCCCAGGTTATTGCAAAGCAGATTGAAATTAAAAACCTTCAGGAAGACACGCGGGAAACGGTATTCAGGACAAGGACGATTGTTAATGAATCCACAACAACAAGCCGCCTCCTGATGCTGATGTTCCTAAGCTCCATGGACCTGCACGAAAAGCTCATGACCTCGGAAAGTAATTACCAGAAGCTTCAGCAGAGCTTTGAAGACAGCATGATCCTGGTAAACATTCATGATTATCTCATTCTTCTTTCCAACGAAATTACGAACATAGGGCTTTCACTGCAAATCGGGACCAAAGCGAAACCGGTATCAAACCTTGAACTGGAACTTCAAAAGATCAACTCCCATTATTTTGAACTCAGGAACAAACAGATGAATGCCGGTACCCTGGAAAACTTCATGATCCTGAGACAGATTTTAGCACGCATTAATGAGATTACCAAGGATATCAGTGATATTTATAAAATATTTTCCCAGGACATCAAGCTGGCCAAAAGCCTGTCTACAGGATTGGATATCAAGAACTTTGTTCCCAATGAAGAAAAGATCAATTTTAAAGTCCTCAGGAACAATATTTCCTTATCTTCTTCCCATTTCCGGCATGCTGTACGGGTTACTACTGCCCTGCTGATCGGATATTTGTTTTCACTTTTTCAGTTCATCGGGATCGGCCATACGTACTGGATCCTTATTACCACGGTTGCCATCCTGAAACCTGCCTATTCTATCACAAAAAAGAGGAACCTGCTTCGTCTTTACGGCACCGTGGTCGGAGCGGTGCTTGCTTATGGAATTTTGTATTTTGTAAGTTCAGGCCCTGTATTGTTTGCTATTCTGATGGTAAGTATGATCCTCTGTTTCAGCCTTCTTAAGATACAGTATTTTTGGGCAGTCCTGTTTATGACCATGTATGTATTTCTCGGCTTCAATTTTTTAAGCCCTGGGCACATCAATATTATCTTCAAGGACCGGATTGTGGATACGGCTATAGGAGGGATCATTGCATTTTTAGTTTCATACAGCATACTTCCGGTCTGGGAGCATACCCAAAACCTGGACCTGATGAAAAAATGCGTGGAGAGCAACCTGATCTATTTCCAGAGTGTGATGTCCAAATTTTTAACCGATGGGTTCAATATGCAGGATTATAAGGTAAAACGTAAAAATGCCATCATTTCACTGGCGAACCTTTCCGATAACTTCCAGAGGATGATTTCGGAGCCTAAAAACCAGCGTAAAAAACTGGAAGTTGTCCATCAGTTTGTTGCCACTTCACATCTTCTAACGGCCTACATCGCCTCGCTGTCACAATATTCCAAAAACAAGGAAAAGTATCCCGAAATCGATGCAGAAAGCTGGAGTCGAAAGATCGAGGCAGAAATGCATCAGATCTTCACACTGCTAAACGGGGAAGATATTGATAAAGCACTTCAGATGGAAAGCCGCCTGATGCCGGATGATGAAATTGAAGAACTGCTCATACAGCGTAAAAATGAAATCCTGGAACGTGAAGTTTTTGACCGGAGAGATCCTGATAAAGTGTCCCATCTTACCGAACTTAAAAATATTCATGATATTCTGGAACTGATTTATGACGTTGCAAGGGAACAGCGAAAAGTCATTGAAAAATACAGGAACGAATCCCACGCTACTCTTCCACAATCGTGA
- the yiaA gene encoding inner membrane protein YiaA: MKKQRVSNAFIAASWIALGAGMIGFIIGLARAEMQLNEKGYYFTILLYGLFAVVSLQKAVRDRLENIPVTDIYYGICWFATLSSIVLLAIGLWNATILPSEKGFYAFAFLLAIFGAIAVQKNTRDNMLQE, translated from the coding sequence ATGAAAAAACAAAGAGTATCAAATGCGTTTATCGCAGCATCCTGGATTGCCCTTGGAGCCGGAATGATCGGCTTTATCATAGGCCTTGCCCGAGCAGAGATGCAACTGAATGAGAAAGGATATTATTTTACGATCCTGCTGTACGGACTTTTTGCCGTTGTTTCCCTGCAGAAAGCAGTACGGGACCGGCTGGAAAACATTCCGGTAACCGATATCTATTACGGAATATGCTGGTTTGCCACGCTTTCGTCTATTGTGCTTCTGGCAATAGGTCTGTGGAATGCCACGATTCTCCCAAGTGAAAAAGGCTTTTACGCTTTCGCTTTCCTGCTGGCTATTTTCGGAGCTATCGCCGTCCAGAAAAATACCCGTGACAATATGCTTCAGGAATAA
- a CDS encoding 5-(carboxyamino)imidazole ribonucleotide synthase, translating into MKIGILGGGQLGRMLIQEALKYDDQFYTLDPAPDAPCHTISHFTQGNFNDYQTVMDFGKDKEVITIEIEHVHAGALAALEEQGVKVVPNSKIITIIQQKILQKEFYKAHDIPSPEFQVVRDWNEDITMPLPFVQKMNTGGYDGKGVQVIRTEEDLQKLWKEPSVLEALVDIDKELSVIVARNENGETKTFPVTEMVADPKLNLLDFNICPVHLNDDIAGQIDHITAKFLEAVNSPGLFAIELFLDKEGKVWVNETAPRLHNSGHQSQEGNANSQFEQMYRVVKNLPLADTDTMTYSGMLNLVGAEGHSGKVVYQGMEEVLKLPKTYVHLYGKTETKPGRKMGHINVLAESREELMDKLVKVKEMVKVIAG; encoded by the coding sequence ATGAAAATAGGAATTTTAGGCGGAGGGCAGCTCGGAAGAATGCTTATTCAGGAGGCTTTGAAATATGATGATCAGTTTTACACTTTAGATCCGGCTCCGGATGCGCCCTGCCATACGATTTCCCATTTTACACAGGGGAATTTCAATGATTACCAGACGGTAATGGATTTCGGAAAAGACAAAGAAGTAATCACCATTGAAATTGAGCATGTGCATGCAGGAGCGCTGGCTGCACTGGAGGAACAGGGAGTAAAAGTAGTTCCCAATTCCAAAATCATTACCATCATTCAGCAGAAAATCCTCCAGAAAGAATTTTATAAGGCCCATGATATTCCAAGCCCTGAATTTCAGGTAGTCCGGGATTGGAACGAAGACATCACCATGCCACTGCCTTTTGTACAGAAAATGAATACCGGAGGATATGACGGTAAAGGAGTACAGGTCATCCGCACAGAGGAGGATCTGCAAAAGCTCTGGAAAGAGCCGTCTGTCCTGGAAGCTTTAGTGGATATTGATAAAGAGCTTTCTGTGATTGTTGCCAGAAACGAAAACGGGGAAACCAAGACTTTCCCGGTTACTGAAATGGTGGCTGACCCGAAGCTGAATCTTCTGGATTTCAATATTTGTCCTGTACACCTGAATGATGACATTGCCGGGCAGATTGACCATATCACAGCAAAATTCCTGGAAGCAGTAAATTCCCCGGGATTATTTGCTATTGAATTATTCCTGGATAAGGAGGGTAAAGTATGGGTAAACGAAACGGCACCAAGGCTTCATAATTCAGGGCATCAGAGCCAGGAAGGAAATGCCAATTCCCAGTTTGAACAGATGTACCGGGTGGTTAAAAACCTGCCTCTGGCTGATACTGATACCATGACCTATAGCGGTATGCTGAATCTGGTGGGTGCGGAAGGACACAGCGGAAAAGTAGTTTACCAGGGAATGGAAGAAGTGCTGAAACTGCCGAAAACCTATGTGCACCTTTATGGTAAGACAGAAACCAAGCCGGGAAGAAAAATGGGGCACATTAATGTGCTGGCTGAGTCCAGGGAAGAACTGATGGATAAGCTTGTTAAGGTCAAGGAAATGGTAAAAGTTATCGCCGGATAA
- a CDS encoding sulfite exporter TauE/SafE family protein, whose product MSEIIILFLGAISAGLLGSLTGLGGGVIIIPLLTLGFGVPMHYAIGASLISVIGTSSGAAVAFVKEGFTNMRIGMFLEIATTSGAIVGALVSGMLNPNTIGIIFASILLLTVILNLKGKPDHQEPIIKGSLEEKLKLYGTFPDKGIIKSYSARNTVPGFLMMMFAGAMSGLLGIGSGALKVLAMDNMMKLPFKVSTTTSNFMIGVTAVASAMIYFQRGEIVPVIVAPVLIGVVVGSFIGSKTLMVSKTKKLKTFFAIVITILSIYMMYNGINQSFR is encoded by the coding sequence ATGTCAGAAATCATCATTCTATTCCTGGGAGCTATTTCGGCAGGACTGCTGGGCTCGCTTACGGGATTGGGCGGAGGTGTCATCATCATTCCTCTTCTTACGCTGGGCTTCGGTGTACCTATGCATTATGCAATCGGGGCTTCCCTTATTTCAGTAATCGGAACTTCTTCCGGTGCTGCCGTTGCTTTTGTCAAGGAAGGTTTCACCAACATGAGGATCGGCATGTTCCTCGAAATCGCGACTACTTCAGGCGCTATTGTAGGCGCACTGGTCTCCGGAATGCTGAATCCGAATACCATCGGGATTATCTTTGCCAGCATCCTTCTTCTGACGGTAATATTAAATCTTAAAGGAAAGCCGGACCATCAGGAACCCATTATTAAAGGGAGCCTGGAAGAAAAGCTGAAATTGTACGGAACATTTCCGGATAAAGGCATCATAAAAAGTTATTCTGCCAGGAATACAGTACCCGGTTTTTTAATGATGATGTTTGCGGGAGCAATGTCAGGACTGCTTGGCATCGGATCAGGAGCACTTAAAGTTCTTGCTATGGACAATATGATGAAGCTCCCTTTTAAAGTGTCTACCACCACCAGTAATTTTATGATCGGTGTAACGGCTGTAGCCAGTGCGATGATTTATTTCCAGCGGGGCGAAATCGTTCCGGTAATCGTAGCTCCGGTACTGATTGGTGTCGTAGTAGGAAGCTTCATCGGATCAAAGACCCTGATGGTCTCCAAAACCAAGAAATTAAAGACGTTTTTTGCGATCGTCATCACCATCCTGTCTATATATATGATGTATAACGGAATTAACCAGAGCTTCAGATGA
- a CDS encoding cation:proton antiporter, with protein sequence MILLNIHNLSFPIEDPVLKFLLVLIIILAAPLLLNKIKVPHLLGLIIAGAVIGPNGFNILSRDSSIVVTGTTGLLYIMFLAGLEIDMGDFKRNKWKSLTFGIYTFTVPFVLGYLGAYYLLGFSMLTSILFASLFSSHTLIAYPLVSKLGISKNLAVNITVGGTMITDILALLVLAVIVGMSQGEVGTEFWVKLSVSFIVFGLIVLLIFPIIGRWFFKKVDDKISQYIFVLVMIYLAAMLAELAGVEAIIGAFFAGLALNRLIPHTSSLMNRVEFVGNAIFIPFFLISVGMLIDFKVFFKSWETLEVAAIMLIASIGGKYLSAVATQKTFRLSKEEGKLIFGLSSASAAATLASVMVGYNIILSETETGEPVRLLNEHVLNGSILLILVSCTISSFISMASAQKIAESDNEDTVSGNSHEEENILLAVNHPETVERMVNLGMLIKAHSNTDHVFALNVINEDKNESSVKNAEKILHQATDTAAAADVKLQALKRYDNDVINGVNNVIKEQNITDLIIGLEDVKGFSPSFVYNLYNGYLQNDDVNVLVYHAAQPLSTIKKYAVMIPENGHLEPGFFHALLRVWNIARNSGATMTFYAPEVILEILQKIIKKANIEAEFIIMNTWHDGEQTAAGLKENEALIILMAKRGMASYVPRMRFIPELLNKYLKNNNYLLIYPFSEYNQEYAEKRSVGNHGDFMEIGNVIKKIFK encoded by the coding sequence ATGATTTTACTGAACATACATAATCTGAGTTTTCCCATAGAAGACCCGGTCCTGAAATTCCTGCTTGTTTTAATCATTATCCTGGCCGCTCCCCTGCTGCTGAATAAAATCAAAGTTCCGCATCTCCTCGGGCTGATCATTGCGGGGGCTGTAATAGGGCCGAACGGTTTCAACATCCTTTCCAGGGACAGCAGTATTGTTGTGACAGGGACAACCGGACTCCTCTACATCATGTTCCTTGCAGGGCTTGAAATTGATATGGGGGATTTTAAAAGAAACAAATGGAAAAGCCTGACATTCGGAATCTATACTTTCACGGTTCCCTTTGTGCTGGGATATTTAGGTGCTTATTACCTTCTGGGATTTTCTATGCTGACCTCTATCCTCTTTGCCAGCCTATTCTCCTCCCATACATTGATTGCCTACCCTTTGGTGAGCAAACTCGGGATTTCCAAAAACCTGGCGGTAAATATTACGGTAGGCGGTACGATGATCACCGATATCCTTGCGTTACTTGTACTGGCCGTGATTGTAGGGATGTCCCAGGGAGAGGTCGGAACGGAATTCTGGGTGAAGCTCTCCGTTTCTTTCATTGTTTTCGGGCTGATCGTACTTCTGATCTTCCCCATTATCGGAAGATGGTTCTTTAAAAAAGTAGATGACAAGATCTCCCAGTATATTTTTGTACTGGTCATGATTTACCTGGCGGCGATGCTCGCTGAACTGGCTGGTGTGGAAGCCATTATCGGAGCTTTTTTCGCAGGCCTTGCCCTGAACAGGTTGATTCCGCACACCTCCTCCCTTATGAACCGGGTGGAATTTGTTGGAAATGCTATTTTTATCCCGTTCTTCCTGATCAGCGTAGGAATGCTGATTGATTTCAAAGTATTCTTCAAAAGCTGGGAAACGCTTGAAGTAGCAGCTATTATGCTGATTGCTTCGATCGGCGGTAAGTACCTTTCTGCCGTAGCAACCCAAAAAACATTCAGACTCTCCAAAGAGGAAGGAAAACTGATCTTCGGTTTAAGCTCTGCCTCGGCGGCCGCAACACTGGCCTCTGTAATGGTAGGATACAACATCATCCTGTCTGAAACGGAAACCGGTGAACCGGTAAGGTTGCTGAATGAGCATGTCCTGAACGGAAGTATTCTTCTTATTTTGGTTTCATGTACTATCTCTTCATTCATATCCATGGCCAGTGCCCAGAAAATTGCGGAAAGCGATAATGAAGATACCGTGTCCGGTAACAGCCATGAAGAGGAAAACATTTTGCTGGCCGTTAATCATCCGGAAACAGTTGAAAGAATGGTTAACCTGGGAATGCTGATCAAAGCACACTCCAATACAGACCATGTTTTTGCCCTGAATGTAATCAATGAAGATAAAAATGAGTCTTCAGTGAAGAATGCGGAAAAGATTCTTCATCAGGCTACCGATACGGCAGCAGCAGCCGATGTCAAACTTCAGGCACTGAAGAGATATGATAACGATGTGATCAACGGGGTGAATAATGTCATCAAAGAACAGAATATTACGGATCTGATCATCGGCCTGGAAGATGTCAAAGGCTTTTCTCCTTCGTTTGTGTATAACCTGTATAACGGCTACCTTCAGAATGATGATGTGAATGTCCTGGTGTACCATGCGGCACAGCCTTTATCCACCATTAAGAAATATGCGGTCATGATCCCGGAAAACGGGCATCTGGAACCCGGTTTTTTCCATGCATTGCTCAGGGTCTGGAATATCGCCCGAAACTCAGGGGCTACCATGACGTTCTACGCGCCTGAAGTTATCCTGGAAATCCTCCAGAAGATTATTAAAAAAGCGAATATTGAGGCTGAATTCATCATCATGAATACATGGCACGACGGGGAACAGACGGCAGCCGGACTGAAAGAAAACGAAGCCCTTATTATCCTGATGGCCAAAAGAGGCATGGCATCTTATGTTCCACGGATGAGATTTATCCCTGAGCTCCTGAACAAATACCTGAAAAACAACAATTACCTGCTGATCTATCCTTTTTCTGAATATAACCAGGAATATGCAGAGAAACGTTCGGTAGGCAACCACGGTGATTTTATGGAAATTGGGAACGTCATTAAGAAGATATTCAAATAA
- the gloA2 gene encoding SMU1112c/YaeR family gloxylase I-like metalloprotein: MHLKIHHIAIICSDYAVSKKFYTEILGLNIVREVYREERQSYKLDLAIGDQYVIELFSFPDPPERPSRPESCGLRHLAFSVENVSNTRTELIKKGVDCEEVRIDEFTGKAFFFIQDPDQLPLEFYER; encoded by the coding sequence GTGCATTTAAAAATCCATCACATTGCCATCATCTGTTCAGATTATGCTGTCTCTAAGAAGTTTTATACGGAAATACTGGGCCTGAATATCGTGCGTGAAGTTTACCGTGAAGAACGGCAGTCTTACAAGCTTGATCTGGCCATAGGAGACCAGTATGTCATCGAACTTTTTTCTTTTCCGGACCCTCCGGAAAGGCCTTCAAGGCCGGAATCCTGCGGTTTGAGGCACCTTGCTTTCTCCGTAGAAAATGTGAGCAATACGCGCACAGAGCTCATTAAGAAAGGTGTAGACTGTGAAGAGGTCCGCATCGATGAGTTTACGGGAAAAGCATTTTTCTTTATTCAGGATCCGGATCAACTGCCCCTGGAATTTTATGAAAGATAA
- the purE gene encoding 5-(carboxyamino)imidazole ribonucleotide mutase produces MIGIIMGSQSDLPIMEQAAGFLQSLDIPYELTVVSAHRTPERMFDYAKTAQERGLKVIIAGAGGAAHLPGMVASCTTLPVIGVPILSSNSIDGWDSVLSILQMPGGIPVATVALNGALNAGILAAKILGSGDKAVAAKLQQYQDSLKDKVLGTVDDIKTKHPNRYDQ; encoded by the coding sequence ATGATAGGAATAATTATGGGAAGTCAGAGCGACTTGCCGATCATGGAACAGGCCGCAGGTTTTTTGCAAAGCCTGGATATCCCGTATGAACTTACAGTAGTTTCTGCACACAGGACACCGGAACGTATGTTCGATTATGCCAAAACGGCCCAGGAAAGAGGGTTGAAGGTGATTATAGCCGGAGCAGGCGGAGCTGCACACCTTCCGGGAATGGTGGCAAGCTGTACCACGCTTCCTGTGATCGGGGTTCCTATCTTATCCAGCAATTCCATCGATGGTTGGGATTCCGTGCTTTCGATCCTGCAGATGCCGGGTGGAATTCCTGTAGCTACCGTAGCCTTAAACGGTGCTCTGAATGCCGGCATCCTGGCCGCCAAAATCTTGGGTAGCGGTGATAAGGCAGTTGCAGCTAAACTGCAGCAATACCAGGATTCTCTGAAAGACAAGGTGTTGGGAACTGTAGATGATATCAAAACAAAGCATCCTAATCGTTACGATCAGTAG